The following coding sequences lie in one Glycine max cultivar Williams 82 chromosome 19, Glycine_max_v4.0, whole genome shotgun sequence genomic window:
- the LOC121174150 gene encoding probable inactive purple acid phosphatase 29, with product MALRLRGKWVLIPFFWFCLIPFCFSQQKLRLRFGKNGEFKILQIADLHFANGKTTHCLDVLPSQYASCSDLNTTAFIQRIILSEKPNLIVFTGDNIFGYDASDPAKSMDAAFAPAIASNIPWVAVLGNHDQEGSLSREGVIKYIAGMKNTLSIVNPPEVHIIDGFGNYNLEVGGVEGTDFENKSVLNLYFLDSGDYSKVPFIPGYGWIKPSQQLWFQRTSQKLREAYMNGPVSQKEPAPGLAYFHIPLPEYASFDSSNFTGVKQEGISSASVNSGFFTTLVEAGDVKAVFTGHDHVNDFCGKLTGIHLCYAGGFGYHAYGKAGWSRRARVVLVSLEKTDNGRWEDVKSIKTWKRLDDQNLTGIDGQVLWSKSFGSNRRKKQDDGS from the exons ATGGCACTCAGACTCAGAGGAAAATGGGTTTTGATTCCATTCTTTTGGTTTTGCCTGATTCCGTTTTGCTTCTCACAACAGAAGCTGCGCTTGCGCTTTGGAAAAAATGGAGAGTTCAAGATCTTGCAAATTGCTGACTTGCACTTTGCCAATGGGAAGACTACCCACTGCTTGGATGTGCTTCCTTCTCAGTATGCTTCTTGCTCTGACCTCAACACCACCGCCTTCATCCAAAGGATCATCCTTTCTGAGAAACCTAACCTTATTGTCTTCACTG GAGATAATATATTTGGATATGATGCTTCGGATCCAGCTAAATCAATGGATGCAGCATTTGCACCTGCAATTGCTTCAAACATTCCTTGGGTAGCTGTTTTGGGCAACCATGATCAGGAAGGATCCCTCTCAAGGGAAGGAGTGATAAAATATATCGCTGGGATGAAAAATACTTTATCTATAGTCAATCCTCCGGAAGTACACATAATTGATGGTTTTGGGAACTATAACTTAGAGGTTGGAGGAGTTGAAGGcactgattttgaaaacaaatcagTGCTTAATCTGTACTTTCTTGATAGTGGAGATTACTCTAAGGTTCCTTTTATTCCTGGCTATGGCTGGATCAAACCCTCTCAGCAACTTTGGTTCCAACGGACATCTCAAAAGCTTAGG GAAGCATACATGAATGGACCAGTGTCTCAGAAAGAACCTGCTCCTGGACTTGCATACTTTCACATCCCGCTACCCGAATATGCTAGTTTTGACTCATCAAACTTCACAGGTGTGAAACAAGAAGGCATAAGTTCTGCTTCTGTGAATTCTGGCTTCTTCACAACATTGGTTGAAGCAGGAGATGTGAAGGCAGTTTTCACTGGCCATGATCATGTCAATGACTTCTGTGGCAAGCTAACGGGTATACATCTTTGTTATGCTGGGGGATTTGGATATCACGCTTATGGAAAAGCTGGATGGTCCAGGAGAGCAAGAGTGGTGCTAGTTAGCCTGGAGAAAACAGATAATGGCCGTTGGGAAGATgtcaaatcaattaaaacatgGAAGCGCCTTGATGATCAAAATCTAACTGGTATTGATGGTCAGGTCTTATGGAGCAAGAGCTTTGGCA GCAACCGCAGGAAAAAACAAGATGATGGCTCTTAA
- the LOC100807179 gene encoding uncharacterized protein LOC100807179, with translation MGSVSYSNLKNAMIAFLVPLPSILFYLSFQSAISTPSSWSSLWTWCYHHPLLLANVLFFFNVNFLFWLIGLIQSSHWMIDPYWTVIPVMLVHYYSTHPLAQYQWWRSRIVTLLTWAWSVRLIHNYFRREKWQWGAREDWRFTDLSHRYGRHWWWASFFAIYVPQQVFLIGLSLPFYVIHSVNQPLSMWDLVAIVVCVSGIVTAYIADTQLYNFVSRKNKEVPILDKGLWYYSRHPNYFGEQVWWWGMAVFAWNLGHGWAFIGALANTMCLAYVTKLVEDRMLKQDSRAEAFRLYQKTTSLWIPWFKSSPLGLKSKDA, from the exons ATGGGTAGTGTGAGTTATAGCAATCTGAAGAACGCCATGATAGCATTCTTGGTCCCTCTACCCTCCATCCTATTCTACCTCTCATTCCAATCGGCCATTAGTACtccttcttcttggtcttctctgTGGACATGGTGCTATCACCACCCTCTGCTATTGGCCaatgtccttttcttcttcaatgtCAATTTCCTCTTCTGGCTCATCGGCCTAATCCAATCCAGCCACTGG ATGATTGACCCGTATTGGACAGTGATACCTGTGATGCTTGTTCATTACTATTCAACTCACCCTTTGGCACAGTATCAGTGGTGGAGGTCGAGGATCGTAACGTTGTTGACTTGGGCGTGGAGTGTTAGGCTGATCCACAACTACTTCAGGCGAGAAAAGTGGCAGTGGGGTGCCAGGGAGGATTGGCGTTTCACTGATTTGAGCCATCGCTATGGAAGGCATTGGTGGTGGGCTTCTTTCTTCGCCATCTACGTCCCTCAGCAG GTGTTTCTGATTGGATTGTCTCTTCCGTTCTATGTCATCCACTCGGTGAACCAGCCTCTGAGCATGTGGGACTTGGTAGCCATAGTTGTGTGTGTATCTGGCATTGTCACGGCATACATTGCTGATACTCAGCTTTACAACTTTGTGAGTAGAAAGAACAAGGAGGTCCCTATTCTTGACAAAGGGTTGTGGTATTATTCTCGGCATCCAAATTACTTTGGAGAGCAGGTGTGGTGGTGGGGAATGGCTGTGTTTGCTTGGAACCTGGGACATGGATGGGCTTTCATAGGGGCATTAGCCAATACCATGTGTTTGGCTTATGTCACTAAGCTTGTGGAGGACCGAATGTTGAAACAAGATAGCAGAGCAGAGGCGTTTAGGCTCTATCAGAAGACTACTTCCCTATGGATTCCTTGGTTCAAGTCATCTCCTTTAGGACTCAAATCTAAGGAtgcttga
- the LOC100812161 gene encoding B3 domain-containing transcription factor NGA1, with the protein MELMQQVKGNYSDSREEEEAAAEIITITREPESSRLHQQDAASNFGKKLDLMDLSLGSSKEEEEGKLQQGGGGGGVVHHAHEIVEKENMFEKVVTPSDVGKLNRLVIPKQHAEKYFPLDSSSNEKGLLLNFEDRNGKVWRFRYSYWNSSQSYVMTKGWSRFVKEKKLDAGDIVSFQRGLGDLYRHRLYIDWRKRSAHPHAHHHAPDPLFLPSIRWYSLPPTMPPRYHHDHHFHHHLNYNNLFTFQQHQYQLGAATAAATAAHHGDQNSGSGSLYYLRSSMSMGGGDQNLQGRGNNIVPMIIDSVPVSVGHHNNRHGNGGITSGGATSSGKRLRLFGVNMECASSAEDSKGLSSGSAAHVTTAASSSLHQRLRLPLPHEDPLSSSSARFGDHKGGSTGTSLLFDLDPSLQYHRQ; encoded by the exons ATGGAGTTGATGCAACAAGTTAAAGGTAACTATTCTGATAGCAGGGAGGAAGAGGAGGCTGCAGCAGAGATTATCACAATCACAAGGGAACCAGAAAGCAGCA GGTTACACCAACAAGATGCAGCATCCAATTTTGGAAAGAAGCTAGACCTGATGGACTTGTCACTAGGGAGCAgcaaggaagaggaagaagggaagTTGCAACAAGGAGGTGGAGGTGGAGGAGTGGTTCATCATGCTCATGAAATAGTGGAGAAAGAGAATATGTTTGAGAAAGTGGTGACACCGAGCGACGTAGGGAAGCTGAACAGGCTGGTGATACCGAAGCAGCACGCGGAGAAGTACTTCCCCCTTGACTCCTCATCCAACGAGAAGGGTCTGCTCCTGAATTTCGAGGACCGGAATGGGAAGGTGTGGCGGTTCAGGTATTCCTACTGGAACAGCAGCCAGAGCTATGTGATGACTAAGGGGTGGAGCCGTTTCGTGAAGGAGAAGAAGCTGGATGCCGGTGACATTGTCTCCTTCCAGCGTGGCCTTGGGGATTTGTATAGACATAGATTGTACATAGATTGGAGGAAAAGGTCTGCTCATCCTCATGCTCATCATCATGCCCCTGATCCTTTGTTTCTTCCCTCTATCAGATGGTACTCTCTCCCTCCCACCATGCCACCTCGCTACCACCACGATCATCACTTTCACCACCATCTCAATTACAACAATCTCTTCACTTTCCAGCAACACCAGTACCAGCTTGGTGCTGCCACAGCCGCTGCCACTGCTGCTCATCATGGTGACCAGAATTCGGGATCTGGGTCACTCTATTACCTAAGGTCCTCCATGTCAATGGGTGGCGGTGATCAAAACTTGCAAGGACGAGGGAACAACATTGTCCCCATGATCATTGATTCTGTGCCGGTTAGCGTTGGCCATCACAACAATCGCCATGGGAATGGGGGCATCACGAGTGGTGGTGCTACTAGTAGTGGAAAAAGACTAAGGCTATTTGGGGTGAACATGGAATGTGCTTCTTCGGCAGAAGATTCCAAAGGCTTGTCCTCGGGTTCGGCAGCACATGTGACgacagctgcttcttcttctcttcatcagCGCTTGAGGTTGCCACTGCCACATGAAGACCCACTTTCGTCGTCGTCAGCGAGGTTTGGGGATCACAAAGGGGGCAGTACTGGGACTTCGCTGCTGTTTGATTTGGATCCCTCTTTGCAGTATCATCGGCAGTGA